Below is a window of Vibrio fortis DNA.
AACAGACTGTCTATATGTACGTTCCAGAAACTTGTCTCCTCTACAAAACCTAGCTTGGCTAAAGACAGGTTCTGTAAGTGGTGTTCAATGTATCCGGATGCTGTTGCCGCAGCCATAACTCGTCCTATTTCTTATTGTTAATGAAAAGCACTGGCGCAAAGATATTAATACCGAGAGCCAGTAAATAGGTCAGTTTGAGGGGAATTAATTCCACCTGCATATACATGTAGACAATAGAGAATAGTAAAACTGTGATTAAGATTTTTAATGCTTCGCCTGCATAGAACGACGCTGCAACCAGTTTCGTTGCACGCGCCCCACAAAAAAGAAAAGCACACACACAAAACACCACATTGGCAATGACAAAAATACCGCCACCCACCAGTGAAGCAAAACCCCAATCAGGATTAACAGCTAAACCTAACCCCACCGCCACTAATATAACCGCGCTAAGCTCGATCAATAACATTTGCTTTGCAAGCACTCGTCCTGGTCTTGCTAACGCCGCTACCATGTATTCGTTCCTCTTTTAAGCCCACTTACCACCGCTTAAAAGCGTGCTGAGAAATTGGCGAAAATTATACGTTCAGCCAAACTGATTGCAATAAAAACGCAGCAATCATTTACATTTTTGTATACAAACCGACAACTTTCGTACGAAAATTATTGTTTATTACATTATTGACCTATGTCAATTATCTCATTTAGTCCTCTAGCTTGGCAATAAGTTGCTCTAATTTGTGAGGCTCATCAAGTGTAATCGTCACTTTTGACTTTCCTGTACCAGTTCGGACAATTGTAACGTTTGCTTGCAATTTTTCCGTCAGTCTTCGTGAAAG
It encodes the following:
- a CDS encoding F0F1 ATP synthase subunit I, yielding MVAALARPGRVLAKQMLLIELSAVILVAVGLGLAVNPDWGFASLVGGGIFVIANVVFCVCAFLFCGARATKLVAASFYAGEALKILITVLLFSIVYMYMQVELIPLKLTYLLALGINIFAPVLFINNKK